From Vanessa cardui chromosome 11, ilVanCard2.1, whole genome shotgun sequence, the proteins below share one genomic window:
- the LOC124533474 gene encoding protoheme IX farnesyltransferase, mitochondrial: MVIKTTKMSYLRILHCTLCVKHGTVNLCPKSMLLKNCSSKPIQQLANISLSCHLSNNSPLTTQAVTTSTKKKSKNVPQDTRMWKETPTHDVKNNLVQYSMMLSKFRLTSLVVMTSMAGYTLAPAPFDLTTFALCTVGTGLVSSAANSINQYHEVPFDAQMSRTKNRVLVKGLLEPVHAISFAAASSITGLSVLYFGVNPLTAALGAGNLILYSFIYTPLKRISITNTWLGSVVGAIPPLMGWAGCAGGLDAGALVLSAVLYSWQFPHFNALSWNLRPDYSRAGYRMMAVTDPALCRRVALRHTGFITATCVGSSYLGVTNMWFALESLPLNIYFMYLAWQFYKKSDSGSSRKLFRFSLIHLPALMLLMLVNKKYWSSSKTEEHTDTLKIQDVNKHPEFAKGITVLPRRPVVAAQDSNIENNTNA; the protein is encoded by the exons ATGGTCATCAAAACTACTAAAATGTCATATCTAAGGATCCTGCATTGCACTTTATGTGTTAAACATGGAACAGTTAATTTATGTCCAAAATCAATGCTCCTAAAAAATTGT AGCTCTAAACCAATTCAACAGCTGGCAAATATATCTTTGTCCTGTCACCTTAGTAACAATTCACCTCTGACTACTCAAGCAGTAACGACATccacaaagaaaaaaagtaaaaatgttcCTCAAGATACAAGAATGTGGAAAGAAACTCCGACTCATGATGTTAAGAATAACTTAGTACAATATTCTATGATGCTCTCCAAATTTCGATTGACTT CCCTAGTAGTAATGACTTCAATGGCAGGTTACACGCTCGCACCTGCTCCATTTGATTTAACAACATTTGCACTATGTACTGTGGGTACTGGTCTTGTAAGCTCTGCCGCAAATTCTATCAACCAATACCATGAAGTTCCTTTTGATGCACAAATGTCTAGAACTAAAAAtagagtgcttgtaaaaggaTTACTAga acCAGTACATGCTATAAGTTTTGCAGCAGCATCTAGTATTACTGGCCTCagtgtattatattttggaGTTAATCCTTTAACAGCGGCACTAGGTGCTGGAAATCTTATTCTTTATTCCTTTATATATACACCATTGAAGAGAATATCAATAACAAACACATGGCTTGGCTCagttg TTGGTGCCATCCCACCCTTGATGGGATGGGCCGGTTGTGCTGGCGGACTCGACGCGGGCGCGTTGGTGCTAAGCGCGGTGCTTTACTCGTGGCAGTTTCCACACTTCAACGCGCTCTCATGGAATCTAAGACCGGACTACTCGCGCGCCGGTTATAGGATGATGGCTGTTACTGATCCAG CTTTATGTAGAAGAGTGGCTCTACGACATACAGGCTTCATAACCGCGACGTGCGTCGGTTCTTCTTATCTAGGAGTAACGAATATGTGGTTCGCGCTCGAGTCATTaccacttaatatatattttatgtacttag CAtggcaattttataaaaaatctgacAGCGGCAGTTCACGGAAACTCTTTAGATTCTCTCTAATTCACCTGCCAGCACTAATGCTGCTTATGCtagtcaataaaaaatattggagtTCGAGTAAGACAGAAGAGCATACTGATACTTTAAAGATTCAAGATGTAAACAAACATCCTGAGTTTGCAAAAGGAATCACAGTATTGCCAAGGAGACCTGTTGTGGCGGCGCAGGattcaaatatagaaaataacacTAATGCTTAG